From Pirellulales bacterium, the proteins below share one genomic window:
- a CDS encoding aminotransferase class I/II-fold pyridoxal phosphate-dependent enzyme → MHIDQLPGSFFGPSNLVDLLRHRAAHQAHDRAFSYLVDGESDEIRWTYSELDRRARAIGTWLQSQKMEGHRALLLYPAGLEFISAFFGCLYAGVVAVPAYPPRRNRSLARIQAICDDAEAKIALTCQDVLERVQDVLDQTPSLKSVTWKATDQLEPGIERGWQPPDVHGDTLAFLQYTSGSTGTPKGVMLSHANLMHNSALISYAFEHTRSGHSVFWLPSYHDMGLIGGILQPLYIGQWNVLMSPVSFLQKPLRWLQAISKYRATISGGPNFAYDLCVRKISPEQRKSLDLSSWNLAFNGAEPVREETIESFVDAFGPCGFRREAFYPCYGMAEATLIVSGGFKTAPPVIRSFDTQALESNHVVDALDEEEGARALVGCGGTLLDQEILIVNSDTMTRCAADEVGEIWVAGPSVAQGYWRRPEETEHTFRAHLADGSGPYLRTGDLGFMQDGELFVTGRMKDLIIIRGLNHYPQDIEFTVEQSHAFVRCGAGAVLTVEIAGRERLVVVYEVERGRHRDVENFGEVFDAVRRHVAAEHELAVEAIVLLKAGSIPKTSSGKIQRHACREGFLHGTLDVLEQWRAWDSTTGKQRKNAAARRGAQTPRRAGIAPGTLRGETTNGHRAIPPTPPANRGIGGDISQDTAAEGESISEATVQIVLDHVRQIAKERAGELTLDTNILDLGLDSLERMEIVAALEETFGGRFPESVLPLMETCREVVEAVEAYLGKTPRQRSAGSATEEIPPDHYRVELFPEYQALKQNMRSVQDTGLANPYFRAHQRVTNDTTEIDGRTLINFSSYNYLGMSGDPTVARAAKAAIDRYGTSVSASRLVSGEKPLHRELERAIAGFIGTQDAIVYVGGHSTNESTIGHLLGSGDLILHDALAHNSIVQGSILSGARRRPFPHNDWQALDQLLEQIRGEYRRVLVAIEGVYSMDGDYPDLPRFIEVKSRHKAMLLVDEAHSAGVLGPHGRGIGEHFEVDSASVDLWMGTLSKSFGACGGYIAGNKALVEYLKYTAPGFVYSVGISPPNAAAALASLRLLEEEPERVAKLADNARLFLSLAKSRGLNTGMSHGSAVVPVILGNSLHSLQLSQALFARGINVQPILHPAVEESAARLRFFISSSHSEDQIRETVAAVAEELAKIDPAHLGHPAAGTNGRAGSDSNGLPSHGRSNGSSTGSGSPDKHAQ, encoded by the coding sequence GTGCATATCGACCAACTGCCCGGCTCGTTTTTCGGGCCCTCCAATTTGGTGGACTTGCTGCGGCATCGTGCCGCCCATCAGGCTCACGATCGGGCGTTTAGCTATCTGGTCGACGGCGAATCGGATGAAATCCGCTGGACCTATTCCGAGCTGGATCGGCGTGCGCGGGCCATCGGCACGTGGCTGCAAAGCCAGAAGATGGAGGGGCATCGAGCCCTGTTGCTCTATCCGGCTGGGCTGGAATTCATCTCGGCATTTTTCGGCTGTTTGTATGCGGGCGTGGTGGCTGTGCCGGCCTATCCGCCGCGGCGGAATCGCTCGCTCGCTCGCATTCAGGCGATCTGCGACGACGCCGAGGCCAAGATCGCGCTGACATGCCAAGATGTTTTGGAAAGAGTGCAAGACGTGCTCGACCAGACGCCGAGTCTGAAAAGCGTCACTTGGAAGGCGACCGATCAACTCGAGCCGGGCATCGAACGCGGCTGGCAACCGCCCGACGTGCATGGCGACACGCTGGCCTTCCTCCAATACACCTCCGGCTCGACCGGCACGCCCAAGGGCGTCATGCTCTCGCATGCCAACCTGATGCACAACTCGGCGCTGATTTCCTACGCGTTCGAGCATACACGGTCGGGGCATAGCGTGTTCTGGTTGCCGAGCTACCACGATATGGGTCTCATTGGCGGCATCTTGCAGCCACTCTACATCGGCCAGTGGAATGTGCTCATGTCGCCCGTGTCGTTCTTGCAAAAGCCGCTACGGTGGCTGCAAGCGATTTCGAAATACCGGGCCACGATCAGCGGCGGGCCGAATTTCGCTTACGACTTGTGTGTCCGCAAGATTTCCCCCGAGCAGCGCAAGAGCCTCGACCTGAGCAGTTGGAACCTCGCATTCAACGGAGCCGAGCCGGTCCGGGAAGAAACGATCGAAAGCTTTGTCGACGCGTTTGGGCCGTGCGGATTCCGCCGTGAAGCGTTTTATCCCTGCTACGGCATGGCCGAGGCGACGCTGATCGTGAGCGGCGGTTTCAAGACCGCTCCGCCAGTGATTCGCAGTTTCGACACCCAGGCATTGGAATCGAACCACGTTGTCGATGCGCTCGACGAGGAAGAAGGGGCGCGAGCGCTGGTCGGCTGCGGCGGCACGCTCTTAGACCAGGAAATTCTGATCGTCAATTCCGACACGATGACGCGCTGCGCCGCCGACGAAGTGGGCGAGATTTGGGTCGCCGGACCAAGCGTCGCTCAAGGTTATTGGAGACGTCCGGAAGAAACCGAGCACACCTTTCGCGCCCATCTGGCCGACGGCAGCGGTCCGTATCTGCGAACCGGCGACCTCGGCTTCATGCAAGACGGCGAGTTGTTCGTCACCGGGCGGATGAAAGACCTGATCATCATCCGCGGGCTGAATCATTATCCGCAAGACATCGAATTCACCGTCGAGCAAAGCCACGCCTTTGTCCGCTGCGGGGCCGGCGCCGTGCTGACCGTCGAGATTGCCGGCCGCGAGCGGCTCGTGGTGGTCTACGAAGTCGAGCGCGGCCGGCATCGCGATGTCGAAAACTTCGGCGAGGTGTTCGATGCGGTGCGGCGGCATGTCGCGGCCGAACACGAGCTGGCCGTCGAAGCAATCGTGCTGCTGAAGGCCGGCAGCATCCCCAAAACCTCGAGCGGCAAAATCCAACGTCATGCCTGCCGCGAAGGATTTCTCCACGGCACGCTCGATGTGCTCGAGCAATGGCGCGCCTGGGATTCCACCACCGGCAAGCAAAGAAAGAACGCCGCCGCTCGCCGAGGGGCGCAAACGCCGCGCCGCGCTGGAATCGCCCCGGGCACGCTCCGCGGCGAAACGACCAACGGCCATCGAGCCATACCTCCCACGCCGCCGGCCAACCGCGGCATCGGTGGCGACATCTCTCAAGACACCGCAGCCGAAGGCGAATCCATATCCGAAGCGACGGTGCAAATCGTTCTGGACCACGTCCGGCAAATCGCCAAGGAACGCGCGGGCGAACTGACGCTCGATACGAATATTCTCGATCTCGGCCTCGATTCGCTCGAACGGATGGAGATCGTCGCGGCGTTGGAAGAGACCTTTGGCGGCCGGTTTCCCGAGTCGGTGCTGCCGCTAATGGAAACGTGCCGCGAGGTCGTCGAAGCCGTCGAGGCTTATCTCGGCAAGACGCCGCGGCAACGGTCCGCGGGATCGGCCACGGAAGAGATTCCGCCGGACCATTATCGCGTCGAATTGTTTCCCGAGTATCAGGCGCTGAAACAGAACATGCGCTCGGTGCAAGACACCGGTCTGGCGAACCCCTATTTCCGCGCCCATCAACGAGTCACGAACGACACCACCGAAATCGACGGCCGCACGCTCATCAATTTCTCGAGCTACAACTATCTCGGCATGTCGGGCGATCCCACCGTGGCTCGGGCTGCCAAAGCTGCGATCGATCGCTACGGCACGAGTGTTTCCGCCAGCCGGCTTGTATCGGGCGAAAAACCGCTCCATCGCGAACTCGAACGAGCGATCGCCGGCTTCATCGGCACGCAGGATGCCATCGTCTATGTCGGCGGCCACTCGACGAATGAATCCACCATCGGCCATCTGCTCGGCTCAGGCGATTTGATCCTCCACGACGCATTGGCCCACAACAGCATCGTGCAAGGCTCGATTTTGAGCGGCGCTCGCCGCCGGCCGTTTCCGCACAACGACTGGCAAGCCCTCGATCAATTGCTGGAGCAAATCCGCGGCGAATATCGCCGTGTGCTCGTGGCCATCGAAGGCGTTTACAGCATGGATGGCGACTATCCCGACCTGCCGCGATTCATCGAAGTGAAATCGCGTCATAAGGCCATGCTGTTGGTCGACGAGGCGCATTCGGCTGGTGTGCTCGGGCCACATGGCCGCGGAATCGGCGAGCACTTCGAAGTCGATTCCGCGTCGGTCGATCTGTGGATGGGAACGCTCAGCAAATCGTTTGGGGCCTGTGGCGGCTACATCGCCGGCAACAAGGCGCTGGTCGAGTATTTGAAATATACCGCGCCGGGATTCGTCTACAGCGTCGGCATCTCGCCGCCGAATGCCGCCGCGGCCCTCGCCTCTCTGCGGCTGTTGGAAGAAGAACCGGAGCGCGTGGCCAAGCTGGCCGACAACGCCCGGCTGTTTCTCTCGCTGGCGAAGTCGCGCGGCCTGAACACCGGCATGAGCCATGGCTCGGCCGTGGTGCCGGTGATCCTCGGCAACTCGCTGCACAGCCTGCAACTTTCGCAGGCCCTGTTCGCGCGGGGGATCAACGTTCAACCGATCTTGCATCCGGCTGTGGAAGAGAGCGCCGCTCGGCTGCGGTTCTTCATCTCCTCATCGCACTCCGAAGACCAAATCCGCGAAACCGTCGCCGCCGTTGCCGAGGAACTCGCCAAGATCGACCCGGCCCATCTCGGCCATCCCGCCGCCGGCACAAACGGCCGCGCGGGCTCCGATTCCAACGGGTTGCCCAGCCATGGCAGGTCGAATGGATCGAGCACTGGCAGCGGTAGTCCGGATAAGCATGCCCAATAG
- a CDS encoding alpha/beta hydrolase-fold protein, with the protein MLARRLTICALAVSLAVPCLPGIARADEYKHGPDSERHDGVPKGTVEHHEWKSKIYPDTIREYWVYVPKQYDPAHPACLMVFQDGHAYVNEHGDFRAPIVFDNLIDKRQMPVTIGLFINPGMHGDKLPADGWKADDRSVEYDTVSNQYARFLLEEMLPEVGKQYKLTDQAAGRGICGSSSGGICSFTVAWQRPDAFSKVVSFIGSFTNIRGGYVYPPQIRASKKNAKPIRVFLQDGSHDLDNQFGNWPLANQEMAAALKFAGYDYRFEFGTGAHDGKQAGAIFPDAMRWIWRDYKSP; encoded by the coding sequence ATGCTCGCCCGCCGTCTCACGATTTGCGCCCTGGCCGTATCACTCGCCGTGCCGTGCCTGCCGGGAATCGCCCGCGCGGATGAATACAAGCACGGTCCCGATTCAGAACGGCACGACGGCGTGCCCAAGGGGACGGTCGAACACCATGAGTGGAAAAGCAAAATCTATCCGGACACGATTCGTGAATATTGGGTTTATGTGCCGAAGCAATATGACCCGGCTCATCCGGCTTGCCTCATGGTGTTTCAAGACGGGCATGCTTATGTCAACGAGCACGGCGATTTCCGCGCTCCGATCGTGTTCGACAATCTGATCGACAAGAGGCAGATGCCGGTGACAATTGGGCTGTTCATCAATCCTGGCATGCATGGCGACAAACTGCCGGCGGACGGTTGGAAGGCCGACGACCGCAGCGTCGAATACGACACGGTGAGCAATCAATATGCCCGATTTCTGCTGGAAGAAATGTTGCCCGAGGTGGGCAAGCAATACAAGCTGACCGATCAAGCGGCCGGGCGGGGCATTTGCGGCTCCAGCTCGGGTGGAATCTGTTCGTTCACGGTCGCATGGCAGCGGCCGGATGCGTTTTCGAAAGTCGTCAGCTTCATCGGCAGCTTCACGAACATCCGCGGCGGCTATGTTTATCCGCCGCAAATTCGCGCTTCGAAGAAGAACGCCAAGCCGATCCGGGTTTTCTTGCAAGACGGCTCGCACGATTTGGACAATCAATTCGGCAACTGGCCGCTGGCCAACCAAGAAATGGCCGCTGCACTGAAGTTCGCCGGCTACGATTATCGCTTCGAATTCGGCACCGGGGCGCACGATGGCAAACAAGCCGGCGCGATCTTTCCGGATGCCATGCGCTGGATCTGGCGCGACTATAAATCGCCGTAG
- a CDS encoding FG-GAP-like repeat-containing protein, which yields MHIAQSPIASRPTKLQPETARPEKAKWRSRLISFGSAALVVALLGLHFSERWHRAQSMPLADRHNYEQTYAYSLSILGGNGFHNLAVPPTPEGKPLERFLAKESDRVTPEQFQAFLANPGPANYDADAGEHNYWASSRILDQYVVAGLWRLFGIRWQAVFLFAAAMSTLSCFFVFLIARRIGGSYWIGLIAGVLYFASPLTGYLETWSLRDASPLWFAAAGFCVLFCVVDPVRSTARRIAASAALGVVAMIGIGWRPDVLLLVLYIGFSLLVLSFARRLPWTLIAASVAVYGLAAIGCHAAIFALSSERELDSQNGFQNAVYADFSRANLLEIENSFQIQRCDRATLFLTREYEHTQNPDAAPLPYKGHGFSQICRSIFLQELRYNAFRLVQSFPRVYWKSLAGLMVPGAFETQNAEQLRQGRLPGMERVYRAVLDPISGALPWLFLLGLAVVTTVGQARPQAFILGGLSVVQSVALLLVLPEQKHCGILILPMAVLGAIGIRSLAAILRPATWKGLLQSANGGRNPGTWRSIRQNPIAAGAAACVAIYGLAMLVSYEVSVHERRTLIAAIQEVARTSVPAPETLRGDKVFSIERLPGESPDPTGYLLKISAGSNPGEIVCRHIHFPQDWCWPRALETAHRLRQNREQFFFVTCEQGERFGDPRPYSCSAFLTGDAKIESCRRVDLKHWSRLPVSTVFYDGQNSPGSPRSCENNSVMRWANWPVLRSFSDDWQVMQAYARKSLFVGPQPIAPLSRPIEHLAACNGGKESWEIAINDGRKFEPAELSYWAPREWSLLASGDFNGDGMTDMIVRATDGSWWLGLANGNSIAFRSCPIDLPNAPIDYLGAGDFNGDDIDDLAVRFADGQWWIGLSDGQGFKFRPWGRWTAPISPRNIRIADFNGDGRADIGGFDTKSGQWLVSQSDGETFSTRVWGTFEPSVPWQHILAADFSGKGRTDVAAWNPATGDWMLGQSDGHRFNCRAAGKWTVDANWQYVSTGRFGQDARQGIVGLDKKSGRLAIATLDAVISAAPQFTTRLLPSHPALEGGIYAGCFNGDARDNLAGWTRSGEIWLGILDGNSIRYEKRGQWPAAAHLTDARVISFWREPSAAAAPVAVADRPRVSEN from the coding sequence ATGCACATTGCACAATCGCCGATTGCCTCCCGCCCCACCAAACTCCAACCCGAAACAGCACGTCCTGAAAAGGCGAAATGGCGGTCGCGGCTCATCTCGTTTGGCAGCGCGGCGCTCGTCGTCGCATTGCTCGGGCTCCATTTTTCGGAGCGATGGCATCGAGCGCAGTCGATGCCGCTGGCGGATCGCCACAACTACGAACAGACCTATGCCTATAGCCTGTCAATCCTGGGGGGAAACGGGTTTCATAATCTGGCCGTGCCGCCGACGCCCGAAGGAAAACCGCTCGAGCGGTTTCTGGCGAAAGAATCGGATCGGGTAACGCCGGAACAATTTCAAGCGTTCCTGGCGAACCCGGGCCCGGCCAACTATGACGCCGATGCCGGCGAGCACAACTATTGGGCTTCTTCGCGAATCCTCGATCAATATGTGGTCGCCGGCTTATGGCGATTGTTTGGAATTCGCTGGCAGGCGGTTTTTCTCTTCGCCGCGGCGATGAGCACGCTGAGTTGCTTCTTTGTGTTCTTGATCGCCCGCCGCATCGGCGGCAGCTATTGGATCGGGCTGATTGCGGGCGTGCTTTATTTTGCCTCGCCGCTTACCGGCTATTTGGAAACATGGTCGCTGCGCGATGCCAGCCCGCTTTGGTTCGCGGCGGCCGGGTTTTGCGTCTTGTTTTGCGTCGTCGATCCGGTGCGCTCAACGGCCCGCCGAATCGCCGCTTCCGCGGCGCTGGGTGTGGTGGCGATGATCGGCATCGGATGGCGCCCCGACGTATTGCTGTTGGTGCTCTATATCGGGTTCTCCCTGTTGGTGCTGTCGTTCGCCCGACGATTGCCGTGGACGCTGATCGCAGCGAGCGTGGCTGTCTACGGGCTGGCCGCCATCGGTTGCCACGCGGCGATTTTCGCCCTTTCCAGCGAGCGAGAGCTCGATTCGCAGAACGGCTTTCAGAACGCGGTTTATGCCGATTTTAGCCGTGCGAATCTGCTCGAAATTGAAAACAGCTTTCAAATTCAGCGCTGCGATCGGGCGACGCTATTCCTGACCCGCGAATACGAACACACCCAAAATCCCGACGCCGCGCCGCTGCCGTACAAAGGGCATGGGTTCAGTCAAATCTGCCGTTCGATCTTTCTACAAGAACTGCGTTACAACGCCTTCCGGCTGGTCCAAAGCTTTCCGCGCGTTTATTGGAAATCACTCGCCGGACTGATGGTGCCCGGCGCGTTCGAAACACAGAATGCCGAGCAATTGCGACAAGGGCGCCTGCCCGGAATGGAACGGGTTTATCGAGCGGTGCTCGATCCGATTTCCGGCGCGCTGCCGTGGCTCTTTCTGCTCGGATTGGCGGTCGTTACGACCGTCGGCCAAGCGCGGCCGCAGGCTTTCATTCTGGGCGGACTATCGGTGGTGCAGTCGGTGGCCCTATTGCTCGTGCTGCCGGAACAAAAGCACTGCGGCATTCTGATTCTGCCGATGGCCGTCCTCGGAGCGATCGGCATCCGGTCGCTCGCCGCAATCCTGCGGCCTGCGACCTGGAAAGGGCTTTTGCAGTCTGCAAACGGCGGCCGAAATCCCGGAACATGGCGCTCCATTCGACAAAATCCTATCGCAGCCGGAGCGGCGGCGTGCGTGGCGATCTATGGTCTTGCGATGCTTGTGTCGTACGAAGTCAGCGTTCATGAGCGGCGAACCCTCATCGCGGCAATCCAAGAAGTGGCCCGAACGAGCGTGCCCGCGCCGGAAACGCTTCGCGGCGACAAAGTGTTTTCCATCGAGCGGCTGCCTGGCGAATCGCCGGATCCGACCGGTTATTTGCTCAAGATTTCGGCCGGCTCGAACCCTGGCGAAATTGTCTGCCGGCATATCCATTTTCCGCAAGATTGGTGCTGGCCACGAGCGCTGGAAACGGCGCACCGGCTGCGACAAAATCGCGAACAATTTTTCTTCGTCACGTGTGAACAAGGGGAACGGTTTGGCGATCCGCGACCGTATAGCTGCTCGGCGTTTCTCACCGGTGATGCAAAGATCGAATCGTGCCGGCGCGTCGATCTGAAGCATTGGAGCCGCTTGCCGGTGAGCACGGTTTTTTACGACGGCCAGAACTCGCCCGGCAGTCCACGGTCGTGCGAGAACAACAGCGTCATGCGTTGGGCGAATTGGCCCGTACTGCGCTCGTTCAGCGACGATTGGCAAGTTATGCAGGCCTACGCGCGCAAATCGCTCTTCGTCGGCCCGCAACCGATCGCTCCGCTGTCCCGGCCGATCGAGCATCTGGCCGCCTGCAACGGCGGCAAGGAATCCTGGGAGATCGCGATCAACGACGGACGCAAATTCGAGCCGGCCGAACTCAGCTATTGGGCGCCGCGGGAGTGGTCGCTTTTGGCGAGCGGCGACTTCAACGGCGATGGAATGACCGACATGATCGTTCGCGCCACCGATGGCTCGTGGTGGCTAGGCCTGGCAAATGGAAATTCGATTGCGTTTCGATCTTGCCCGATCGATTTGCCCAATGCACCGATCGACTATCTCGGCGCCGGCGATTTCAATGGCGACGACATCGACGATCTGGCCGTTCGTTTCGCCGACGGCCAGTGGTGGATCGGCTTGTCGGACGGTCAGGGCTTTAAGTTTCGCCCCTGGGGCCGCTGGACAGCGCCCATTTCGCCGCGAAATATCCGCATCGCCGATTTCAACGGCGACGGCCGGGCCGACATCGGCGGGTTCGACACCAAGTCGGGCCAGTGGCTTGTGTCGCAATCCGACGGCGAGACATTCAGCACTCGCGTTTGGGGCACATTCGAACCATCCGTCCCCTGGCAGCATATTTTAGCCGCCGATTTCAGCGGCAAAGGCCGAACCGACGTCGCTGCATGGAATCCTGCAACGGGCGATTGGATGCTCGGCCAATCCGATGGCCATCGCTTCAATTGCCGGGCGGCCGGGAAATGGACCGTCGACGCCAATTGGCAGTACGTTTCGACCGGCCGCTTCGGCCAAGATGCTCGGCAGGGAATCGTCGGGCTCGACAAGAAATCGGGCCGCCTCGCAATCGCCACGCTCGACGCGGTAATATCCGCTGCGCCGCAATTCACCACCCGCCTGCTTCCAAGCCATCCGGCCCTCGAAGGCGGAATTTATGCCGGCTGTTTCAACGGCGACGCGCGCGACAACCTGGCCGGCTGGACACGATCAGGCGAAATCTGGCTCGGCATTCTCGATGGCAATTCAATTCGCTACGAAAAACGCGGCCAATGGCCCGCCGCCGCGCATCTCACCGACGCCCGTGTAATCAGCTTCTGGCGCGAACCATCCGCTGCGGCCGCACCCGTTGCGGTCGCGGACCGGCCACGCGTGTCGGAGAATTGA
- a CDS encoding sulfotransferase translates to MAHDQSATAPLSSRSSDATANRKPYWAPKVWHGMTFRNWMRLLARNRFAVDLKFWPVALGITALSVLNSMLALVQSLIFGRKIARTEIHEPPIFIIGHWRSGTTLLHRLLVQDERFAFPTTYDCFAPKSTLVTSGFVRRWLKFLHPKRRPMDAMGDGFDFPHEDEFALCSMGLGSPYARDAFPNRPQGEAFLDFDGVAPTEVARWKAGLFRFMQTLTFRSGKPIVLKSPSHTARIRVLLELFPNARFIHIVRHPFAVFPSTMWTWQSVYRAHGLQRVRCDGLDEYVYRVFLRMHRAYREQKHLIPPGHLCEVRYEDLVADPIENMRAIYDQLNLGDFDRARPKIDAYVASQKNYVPNRYKVSPEQREEIVRRWGAFMQEYSYAAADREQTPSKTAAPSRTNHEPATRRHAA, encoded by the coding sequence ATGGCACACGATCAATCCGCGACGGCTCCACTGTCTTCTCGCTCGTCCGATGCGACAGCGAATCGCAAGCCCTATTGGGCACCGAAAGTCTGGCACGGAATGACATTTCGCAACTGGATGCGGCTACTGGCGCGCAATCGGTTCGCGGTCGATCTGAAATTCTGGCCGGTGGCGCTGGGCATAACTGCGTTGTCGGTGCTCAATTCGATGCTGGCGCTGGTCCAGTCGCTGATCTTTGGCCGAAAAATCGCGCGGACCGAAATCCACGAGCCGCCGATTTTCATCATTGGCCATTGGCGCAGTGGCACGACGCTTTTGCATCGGCTGCTTGTGCAAGATGAGCGGTTTGCATTTCCTACGACCTATGACTGCTTTGCGCCGAAGTCGACGCTGGTGACCTCCGGGTTCGTGCGGCGCTGGCTGAAATTCCTGCATCCGAAGCGCCGGCCGATGGATGCGATGGGCGACGGCTTCGACTTTCCGCACGAAGATGAATTTGCGCTTTGCAGCATGGGGCTCGGATCGCCGTATGCGAGAGATGCGTTTCCCAATCGGCCGCAAGGGGAAGCGTTTCTCGATTTCGACGGGGTTGCGCCGACCGAAGTCGCCCGCTGGAAAGCTGGCTTGTTCCGATTCATGCAAACGCTGACATTCCGCAGCGGCAAGCCGATCGTGCTCAAATCGCCGTCCCACACCGCCAGGATTCGCGTGCTGCTCGAGTTGTTTCCCAATGCCCGATTCATACACATCGTCCGCCATCCGTTCGCGGTGTTTCCGTCGACGATGTGGACTTGGCAATCGGTCTATCGAGCCCACGGCTTGCAACGGGTCCGCTGCGACGGCCTTGACGAATACGTGTATCGAGTTTTTCTCCGCATGCACCGTGCCTATCGCGAACAAAAGCACTTGATTCCACCCGGGCATCTGTGCGAAGTGCGGTACGAGGACTTGGTTGCCGACCCGATTGAAAATATGCGCGCCATCTACGACCAACTGAACCTGGGCGATTTCGATCGCGCGCGCCCGAAGATCGACGCCTATGTCGCCTCGCAGAAGAACTACGTGCCAAATCGATATAAGGTATCGCCCGAGCAACGCGAGGAAATCGTCCGGCGTTGGGGAGCATTCATGCAAGAATATTCCTACGCCGCCGCGGATCGGGAACAAACGCCGTCGAAAACGGCGGCGCCATCGCGCACGAACCACGAACCGGCCACGCGGCGCCACGCCGCCTAG